In the genome of Massilibacillus massiliensis, one region contains:
- a CDS encoding response regulator, which translates to MSKSKVLVVDDQPGIRRLLLEVFTDEGYDVNIATNGNDALEKAKEVQPDVILMDMKMPGMDGIDALKELKALNLAERVIMMTAYGELELVTKAKELGAFAYVTKPFDIIKLCEMVSGYIAGNKGEIKIS; encoded by the coding sequence GTGAGTAAATCAAAAGTGTTGGTCGTAGATGATCAGCCAGGAATTCGTCGTCTGTTGTTGGAAGTTTTTACGGATGAAGGTTATGATGTGAATATTGCTACAAATGGAAATGATGCGTTAGAAAAAGCAAAAGAAGTGCAGCCGGATGTGATTTTAATGGATATGAAAATGCCGGGGATGGATGGTATCGATGCGCTAAAGGAATTAAAAGCGTTGAATCTGGCTGAGCGTGTAATTATGATGACTGCATATGGAGAATTAGAACTTGTAACAAAAGCAAAGGAGTTGGGGGCATTTGCTTATGTTACAAAGCCTTTTGATATCATCAAACTTTGTGAAATGGTATCGGGGTATATTGCTGGAAAT
- a CDS encoding Yip1 family protein, whose amino-acid sequence MSYVLELLYDMLVKPKAAFKVIVWEGKVSKACQIVLFSTVFSSLAASAGIFEGTFKGIILVAQIVCSVLTWGICAAVWHLLAELLGGHGSVKRLLTAIGFTYFLQLLIIPIYLIASFLPTFGFLIILLATLIITVWSVVLGILAIREVYQFSGGRAAFVYFLPVLMMGALVLILFFSASAFFMSAASDILTNPPQF is encoded by the coding sequence ATGAGTTATGTATTGGAACTTCTTTATGATATGTTAGTAAAGCCTAAAGCAGCTTTCAAAGTGATTGTTTGGGAAGGAAAAGTATCAAAGGCGTGTCAAATTGTCTTGTTTAGTACAGTATTTTCTAGCTTGGCAGCTTCGGCAGGGATTTTTGAGGGAACTTTTAAGGGCATAATTTTGGTTGCACAAATCGTTTGCAGTGTGTTGACTTGGGGGATTTGTGCTGCTGTTTGGCATTTGCTTGCAGAATTACTCGGTGGACACGGTTCAGTAAAAAGGTTGCTTACGGCAATCGGATTTACTTATTTTCTACAGCTGCTTATTATACCGATTTATTTAATTGCAAGCTTTTTGCCCACCTTTGGATTTTTGATTATTTTATTGGCGACACTTATCATTACAGTTTGGTCTGTTGTACTGGGAATATTGGCGATTCGGGAAGTTTATCAATTTTCTGGAGGTAGAGCTGCCTTTGTATATTTTTTACCAGTTTTGATGATGGGCGCTCTTGTTTTGATTCTGTTTTTTTCAGCAAGTGCATTTTTCATGTCTGCTGCAAGTGATATTCTTACAAATCCACCACAATTTTAA